The genome window CCATGCACAACGCATGAGAGTGGCTCAAGGAATGCGGCCTCTTCAAAGCTGAGGCTATCTGGCTTTTGAAATACATTCTGTCTCACGATGTGTGGCGGAAGCAATATGTATTCTGCAAAGGCCCCGAGAATTTTTGTATCCATAATTTTCTCACAGAGGTTGTGTAGGCCTTTCCTGCAGAATGGGCATTCTCCACATGGTGCGCTGTGAACTGCCATTACCTCCATGCCTTTTTTGAAGTCATTCACACGAAGGCCAACCTCTGCAATTACACCTGAAAACTCATGCCCGAAAACCCCTGGCATTGGAATAAGGGGATGTCCCCTTTTAAATGCCTTCAGGTCAGTGCCGCAGGTAAGGGCAGCCTTTATTTTTATCAGAATCTCTCCCTCAGAGGGTCGTGGGGTTTCGATTTCTCTCAGCTCTAAGACGCCAGGACTTATTAAAAGATTTGCCCTCATTTGTTTGAAAGGTAACCTAAAATATGCATGTGGGTCAAGCACTTTAATGCCCCTGCCTTAAAACTCTAAGGGAAGAAATTTCTTAGGAGGTAGTTTGTTCAAAGGAGCAGTTTCCCAAAAGATTTGAAGGTTGTCATTGCTTTGTGGTAGATTTTCATATGAAGCTTGCTGATGATGGTTACTGCTTTGTGTGCGGGCCTAAGAATCCGATAGGTCTCAGGCTTGATTTTTCCTTTGATGGAAAGACCATAAAGACTGAGTTTACCCCTCAGAAGGTTCATCAGGGGTATCTAAATATTGTCCATGGCGGGATTATAGCAACTCTGCTTGATGAGGCAATGGTCAAGCTTGCCCTTGCCCTTAATATCCCTGCGGTTACAGCTATGATGGAAATCCGCCTTAAAAAGGCCCTTAACGTTGGAGAGAAATTAATAGTCGAGGCAAATATAATCAGGGATACAAAAAAGATTTTAGAGGCAGAGGCAAAGGCTACCACAGAAAACGGAACTATTATTGCCGAAGCCATGGGCAAGCTTATTAAGGTTAATTAATATTTCCCCTCAAAATAGTCCTCAAGTATTTTTCTGTGGTCAAAGGCTATGATTTTAGGAAGAGAGTCTTTCTTGAAAATCCCAATCTCTCTGGCATCATCGCCTGCCTCTGGCCTGCCTGAGGCAGTGGCTATATATACTGTGCTTACAGTATGATGCCTCGGGTCTCTATCTGGTTCTGAATATGTATGGAATTGTCTTATCAGTTTTATATCGAGGCCTGTCTCTTCTTTTGCCTCTCTTACTGCTGCTGCCTCGAGGGATTCTCCATAATCAACAAATCCTCCAGGCAGGGCCCAGCCTTCAGGCGGATTTTTTCTTTTAATGAGGATTATCCCGTCTGCTATTTCTATAATTATATCGACGGTGAGAAATGGATTTTTGTGGATCACTGTTCCTGCGGGGTCTCAAATTTTATATCAACATCTTTCTCCGGGACGATTGTGGAG of Nitrospirota bacterium contains these proteins:
- a CDS encoding PaaI family thioesterase, with protein sequence MKLADDGYCFVCGPKNPIGLRLDFSFDGKTIKTEFTPQKVHQGYLNIVHGGIIATLLDEAMVKLALALNIPAVTAMMEIRLKKALNVGEKLIVEANIIRDTKKILEAEAKATTENGTIIAEAMGKLIKVN
- a CDS encoding NUDIX hydrolase translates to MIHKNPFLTVDIIIEIADGIILIKRKNPPEGWALPGGFVDYGESLEAAAVREAKEETGLDIKLIRQFHTYSEPDRDPRHHTVSTVYIATASGRPEAGDDAREIGIFKKDSLPKIIAFDHRKILEDYFEGKY